In Lasioglossum baleicum chromosome 19, iyLasBale1, whole genome shotgun sequence, the following proteins share a genomic window:
- the Unc50 gene encoding unc50 RNA binding protein: MKYSTSPPISRCNSPGPSELGSSLPVPVTYRQDCMGAATKCYKYLRKLLKFEQMDFEFALWQMIFLFVSPQKVYRNFQSRKQTKSQFARDDPAFLVLLMCCLCISSIGFTIVLGLGFFQFIKLLFYMIFIDYLVAGLIVATTFWFITNRYLRIDRAQDVEWGYAFDIHLNAFFPPLVILHIVQLFLYNGLINYDTFSSRFVGNTIWLIAVGYYIYITFLGYTSIEILSNPHVILTAVPVTLLMYIMTLCAGINISHLVMEFYHYRVV; this comes from the exons ATGAAATATTCTACGTCACCGCCAATAAGTAGATGTAATTCACCTGGCCCAAGCGAGTTGGGCTCGAGTTTACCAGTGCCAGTCACTTACAg GCAAGATTGCATGGGAGCTGCAACgaaatgttataaatatttgagGAAACTATTGAAATTCGAGCAAATGGATTTCGAGTTTGCATTATGGCAAATGATCTTTTTGTTTGTATCGCCGCAGAAAGTATATAGGAATTTTCAAAGTAGAAAAC AAACCAAATCTCAATTTGCGAGAGATGATCCTGCATTTTTGGTACTGCTAATGTGTTGTCTATGTATATCTTCCATTGGTTTCACAATAGTTTTGGGATTGGGATTTTTCCAATTTATAAAGCTTCTGTTTTATATGATATTCATCGATTATCTCGTGGCTGGCTTAATAGTAGCTACGACATTCTG GTTTATCACAAATCGTTATTTAAGAATCGATAGAGCTCAAGATGTAGAATGGGGCTATGCGTTTGATATTCatttaaatgcattttttccaccGTTAGTGATACTTCATATCGTACAACTATTTTTATATAATG GTCTTATAAATTACGACACATTCTCATCACGATTTGTTGGAAACACAATTTGGTTGATAGCTGTCGGTTACTATATTTATATTACCTTTTTGGGATACACAA gtATTGAAATACTAAGTAATCCACATGTGATATTGACTGCAGTTCCAGTAACATTGCTGATGTACATTATGACACTGTGTGCAGGTATTAATATTAGCCATTTAGTTATGGAATTCTACCATTACCGAGTTGTCTAA
- the LOC143218272 gene encoding uncharacterized protein LOC143218272, which produces MEPRERYQELCRLCASYDAVKMDIFGQEGKNRQLVDKIQACLPFKIAEDDRLPKCLCYRCMYNLENFYDFRTACVNAVALLERCLPPSEKVEGIMTTLRCCDDSELSKRKDNIPMLIPEAPIVNPNAALGTPPRLNSDEEADHESEELVDNSGTDEATIVDESEDHRSEEYEMDMETNPSDFLEMTSIVAEEPEDTESKHQEHSNNIPEHTSQQHEVYVCSLCNKAFSSKGHLSLHARIHVGAGDVIGEKVLTDDHTSYKRPYQCDLCHKSYSTAKHRWGHVSTSHRGHPAVTCGYCSRIYSTRTNLEEHIKSRHAGLPAPLEVPVNNTYRPENRCQCNVCGKICTDAVELNLHGRVCIGEQRSDILPKSENKDTKIVDSCEGSSIGSDEDSKDYRTAEAKLAKNPQLTILKQALMKGDSLKRDFEDKLTTNCKPKKLPKTENTDVQSDKKWYCESCPQFFTSVESLKEHEAIHDADKPYICILCKKDFVLKSSLSRHIQTLHGVDPYPIVESDKCLKKILSRHWNESMDLDYERKIAEFPLSPEMNAENEEDDHESGQENLIEIETVFVCEICTRDFNDRASLWLHIRATHKEFAAFACGVCLKICADNTQLLNHVNMYHGGSKLLLSEQRRYSCTICGRQHDSRKKLIAHVSIHNVDPNYDPATFVQLNSNYYGENINGNETTETMLDYEEEGDKVDCYICYKSFPNEDHLIRHQRNAHRSEQPMLAGDSLNQSNLNGGGNRAQYHLFFVCELCGSSHPSKWERWLHVSSSHANEPAIKCDRDDCGKIFATKSLRNDHVQHHAIQGPSPNTCEICGKLWGSRVDYWKHVMGVHSDTVPLICGVCLKVFPNVLQLSSHVKSKHWPLTNGDFSCDICGRPYSNKSKMSRHRKIHGFEETCDNGVESNENKPDGRVRETELSCEHCTDLKFASLEKLCNHRRIVHGLFPCDLCNKCYGRTSHLWKHVNRVHKGHEDVTCPYCLKTSASKDHLATHISKIHRYEPDSRKDGKDTRQFKTDEVILHYCEKCNKGFHKRYLLRRHMKGCQNYRKDPGALLTRCRACERIFKDRASLQKHIENHHSTYTCHLCNETITSKLGIMTHNRVKHMDHPDLTCNFGACKKLFRTKEDLESHKKDHRYHTNPNVCDFCGDTVENKLKLKMHVLSLHRNEIGVSCGVCLIPMKDPKELKGHVEEVHSSVLSKPNTCQVCGKQYASKWKAFDHTKKCHGKVFRTCKQCLAVFTEDSAIRDHYETVHNVPKDQLAAFEYRLDIGSKHDDYEIESPDIIVKEEPDDLEYDVDLCDEDSSDSKRRRSLTDTFDCEMCPEMFVNSDALSMHYRNMHNTDPERMFKRLKQEEQRRSRGKLSFACKNCKKQFCTKTLYWNHIGTCRRNALRKEEELSSSQNDMLDNQEGVLDNQEEILKNNNQIKKEESTSNLNIPDFNLFEDINLQLSGQRPLPNLMPLSQRVKSSMKYSRKDSRKVYDESTNTECACEVCGKQWPAKKHLWQHLIRFHRAEAAVTCGVCLKLCKDYDDLAEHLKAAHAAILSCEGNNFTCKTCGRYHNARSKLLLHTSIHIGHSSNGTTCPKCYKNITDETDHSNTCTGKTEEEHLKNEKKPEGSLITDDAMIEEVEEGDFESEAEEADSAESDSGSSTEVEEDNDSEGESRATGEITYNSDTDDDSEELGNLEIDKNMQHFALEGLQESKETEKNDVDLSDDYGPPVLSPMIPLLAGNMSGEPSAGRKLGSLGTMASKEMGMCNLAEIQNQSSPKSVNFYDKGLSNNESLDFESEAFINRSEEEYEDAKNEYDDNSMEENEDSGENDGNEEAADNEENEEVEQNEDNEESREMEVNEDSEGSELYEETEDNEDNESNEEIEDNEDNEEQEQNYENGENVENEESEDNEENEEKVEGMQLDDLENAVLMVTDGNEILIQQDILEDGIENVNQAYVYSTIAYSTDEDSDDAGK; this is translated from the exons ATGGAGCCCAGGGAACGCTATCAGGAGCTCTGCAGACTTTGCGCATCCTACGACGCCGTCAAGATGGACATCTTCGGTCAAGAGGGCAAGAATAGACAGCTTGTTGACAAGATACAAGCTTGTCTACCGTTTAAG ATTGCAGAAGATGATCGACTACCAAAATGCCTGTGTTACCGATGCATGTACAATTTGGAAAATTTCTATGATTTTAGAACAGCATGCGTCAATGCGGTGGCCCTCTTGGAAAGATGTTTACCACCGTCGGAAAAA GTCGAAGGTATCATGACCACCTTGAGATGCTGCGACGACTCAGAGCTCTCGAAGCGAAAAGACAACATACCGATGTTGATCCCGGAAGCCCCTATTGTGAATCCTAACGCTGCCTTAGGCACACCGCCTAGATTAAATTCCGACGAGGAAGCAGATCACGAGTCCGAAGAACTTGTCGATAACAGCGGCACGGatgaag CGACTATAGTGGACGAATCCGAGGATCATCGTTCGGAAGAGTATGAAATGGATATGGAAACGAATCCGAGCGACTTTTTGGAGATGACTTCGATAGTCGCCGAAGAGCCAGAAGACACAGAGTCGAAACATCAAGAACATTCTAATAATATTCCAGAG CATACATCTCAACAACACGAAGTTTATGTTTGTTCTTTGTGCAATAAAGCATTCAGTTCAAAGGGTCATTTATCTTTGCACGCGCGTATTCATGTCGGGGCTGGTGATGTAATCGGCGAGAAAGTTCTTACGGACGATCACACTTCCTATAAGAGGCCCTATCAGTGCGATCTTTGCCACAAATCTTATTCAACCGCGAAGCATCGTTGGGGTCATGTCTCAACATCTCACAG AGGCCACCCGGCAGTGACATGTGGTTATTGTTCCCGGATCTACTCGACTCGAACAAACTTGGAAGAACATATAAAATCACGTCACGCTGGTCTTCCAGCGCCCTTGGAGGTTCCTGTGAACAATACCTACCGACCAGAGAACAGATGCCAGTGTAATGTTTGCGGAAAGATTTGCACGGACGCCGTGGAACTAAATCTCCATGGCAGAGTCTGCATCGGAGAGCAACGATCCGACATTTTGCCCAAGAGCGAGAACAAGGATACTAAAATTGTAGACAGTTGCGAAGGATCAAGCATTGGTAGCGATGAAGATAGCAAAGATTACAG AACTGCGGAAGCAAAATTAGCTAAGAATCCTCAATTAACGATCTTGAAGCAAGCACTGATGAAAGGCGATAGTCTCAAACGGGACTTCGAAGACAAACTTACGACAAATTGTAAACCAAAAAAACTGCCAAAAACAG AAAATACAGATGTTCAGAGCGATAAGAAATGGTACTGCGAGTCGTGTCCTCAATTTTTCACCTCGGTCGAAAGCTTGAAAGAACACGAAGCGATTCATGACGCTGATAAGCCGTACATCTGTATtctatgcaaaaaagatttcgtTCTCAAGTCTTCCTTGAGCAGACACATTCAAACGTTACACGGCGTTGATCCGTATCCTATTGTAGAAAGCGATAAATGTTTAAAGAAGATTCTTTCACGGCATTGGAATGAATCGATGGATCTCGACTACGAACGGAAAATTGCAGAATTCCCGTTATCCCCGGAG ATGAATGCTGAAAACGAAGAGGACGATCACGAGAGCGGACAGGAGAAtcttattgaaattgaaactgtATTTGTTTGCGAAATCTGTACCCGCGATTTTAATGATCGCGCCTCGCTTTGGCTTCACATTCGAGCCACGCACAAAGAATTCGCAGCGTTCGCGTGCGGTGTTTGTTTGAAAATCTGTGCGGACAATACACAACTTTTGAATCACGTGAATATGTATCATGGTGGATCGAAATTGTTGCTCTCTGAACAAAGAAG GTACAGCTGTACAATTTGTGGCAGACAGCATGACTctagaaagaaattaatcgcACACGTATCCATACATAACGTAGATCCAAATTATGATCCAGCAACGTTCGTGCAATTGAACAGTAACTATTACGGGGAGAATATCAATGGCAACGAAACTACGGAAACGATGCTCGACTACGAGGAGGAAGGAGACAAAGTAGACTGTTACATTTGTTACAAGTCATTCCCCAACGAAGACCATTTGATACGGCATCAGAGAAATGCGCACAGA TCCGAGCAGCCAATGCTGGCAGGAGACTCCTTAAATCAGTCGAATTTAAACGGTGGTGGTAACAGAGCTCAATACCACTTGTTCTTTGTTTGCGAACTCTGTGGCAGTTCGCATCCCAGTAAATGGGAACGTTGGTTACACGTAAGCTCGTCCCATGCGAACGAGCCAGCGATAAAATGTGATCGCGACGACTGTGGTAAGATTTTCGCTACGAAGTCACTTAGGAACGATCACGTTCAACATCATGCGATTCAAGGCCCCTCgccgaacacgtgcgagatctgTGGTAAACTTTGGGGCAGCAGAGTGGATTATTGGAAGCACGTTATGGGCGTTCATTCGGATACCGTTCCATTAATTTGCGGTGTTTGCCTGAAGGTTTTCCCGAACGTGTTACAATTAAGTAGCCACGTGAAATCGAAACATTGGCCATTAACGAACGGTGATTTCAGTTGTGATATATGCGGAAGACCGTACTCgaacaaatcgaaaatgtctAGGCATCGAAAGATCCACGGTTTCGAGGAAACCTGCGACAACGGGGTTGAAAGTAACGAGAACAAACCGGACGGGCGAGTCAGGGAAACTGAATTGAGTTGTGAACATTGTACAGACTTGAAGTTCGCCAGTTTAGAGAAGTTGTGTAATCATAGACGAATTGTCCATGGCCTTTTCCCTTGCGATCTCTGTAATAAGTGTTACGGAAGAACGTCACACCTATGGAAACATGTTAACAGAGTCCACAAAGGTCACGAGGACGTTACATGCCCTTACTGCTTGAAAACTAGCGCGTCGAAAGATCATTTGGCTACCCATATCTCGAAAATTCACAGGTACGAACCTGATTCTAGGAAAGACGGAAAAGACACTAGGCAATTTAAAACCGACGAGGTTATTCTACATTATTGCGAGAAATGTAACAAAGGATTTCACAAGCGATACCTGTTGCGTAGACACATGAAAGGATGTCAGAATTACAGGAAGGACCCTGGCGCGTTGCTTACTCGTTGCAGAGCTTGCGAAAGAATCTTCAAGGACCGAGCTAGCTTACAGAAGCATATAGAGAATCATCATAGCACGTACACTTGTCATCTCTGCAATGAAACGATCACCTCGAAATTAGGAATTATGACGCACAACAGAGTGAAGCATATGGATCATCCGGATTTGACTTGTAATTTCGGAGCTTGTAAAAAGTTGTTCAGGACAAAGGAAGATCTGGAATCGCATAAGAAGGATCACAGATATCACACGAATCCTAACGTTTGCGATTTCTGCGGCGACACTGTCGAGAATAAACTGAAATTGAAGATGCACGTGCTGTCTCTTCATCGTAACGAGATCGGAGTGTCTTGCGGAGTGTGTTTAATCCCGATGAAAGATCCGAAGGAGCTCAAGGGTCATGTAGAGGAAGTTCACTCCAGTGTTCTTTCGAAACCTAATACCTGTCAAGTATGCGGCAAACAATACGCTTCGAAATGGAAAGCTTTCGACCATACTAAGAAATGCCATGGCAAGGTATTCCGGACCTGTAAACAATGTTTAGCTGTTTTCACAGAAGACTCCGCTATCAGAGATCATTACGAAACGGTGCATAACGTTCCGAAAGATCAACTCGCGGCGTTCGAATACAGGTTGGACATCGGATCGAAACATGACGATTATGAAATTGAG TCTCCCGACATCATTGTGAAAGAAGAACCAGACGATTTGGAGTACGACGTAGATCTGTGCGACGAGGATTCCAGCGATTCGAAAAGAAGAAGATCGTTGACTGATACATTCGACTGTGAAATGTGTCCCGAGATGTTTGTGAACAGCGACGCCCTTTCGATGCACTATCGCAACATGCATAACACAGATCCGGAAAGAATGTTCAAGAGACTGAAGCAGGAAGAACAAAGAAGAAGCCGCGGAAAACTAAGTTTCGCCTGTAAGAattgtaaaaaacaattttgcaCAAAGACGTTGTATTGGAATCATATTGGAACTTGCAGGAGAAACGCTTTGCGAAAAGAA GAGGAACTTTCGTCTTCGCAGAACGACATGTTGGATAATCAAGAAGGTGTGCTTGATAACcaggaagaaattttgaaaaataataatcAAATCAAGAAAGAAGAAAGCACATCGAACTTGAATATCCCCGACTTTAATCTATTCGAAGACATAAATCTTCAATTGTCAGGTCAAAGACCTCTTCCGAATCTGATGCCGCTATCTCAGAG GGTGAAATCGTCGATGAAATATTCGCGGAAAGATTCGAGAAAAGTGTACGACGAATCAACGAACACGGAATGTGCTTGCGAGGTCTGTGGAAAACAGTGGCCAGCGAAGAAACATTTATGGCAACATTTGATTCGCTTCCATCGAGCAGAAGCTGCGGTCACCTGCGGAGTGTGTCTGAAACTCTGCAAGGACTACGATGATTTAGCAGAACATTTGAAAGCTGCGCACGCTGCGATCCTTTCTTGCGAAGGAAACAATTTCACATGTAAAACTTGTGGCAG GTATCACAATGCACGCAGTAAGTTGTTGTTACACACGAGCATTCATATCGGACACTCGAGCAATGGCACCACATGTCCGAAATGCTATAAGAATATTACTGATGAAACTGATCATTCTAATACGTGTACTGGAAAAACAGAAGAGGAGCATTTGAAGAACGAGAAGAAGCCAGAA GGAAGCCTGATAACGGACGATGCTATGATAGAAGAAGTGGAAGAAGGGGACTTCGAGTCTGAGGCGGAAGAGGCAGATTCAGCGGAATCAGATAGCGGTAGTAGCACGGAGGTAGAAGAAGACAATGATTCCGAAGGAGAATCCAGAGCCACAGGAGAAATTACGTACAATTCAGATACCGATGATGATTCCGAAGAATTGGGTAATCTAGAAATCGATAAGAATATGCAGCACTTTGCTTTGGAAGGTCTTCAGGAATCCAAAG AAACAGAGAAGAACGACGTCGATTTGTCCGACGATTACGGTCCTCCTGTGCTTAGCCCTATGATACCTCTCCTAGCTGGAAATATGTCTGGAGAACCGTCGGCTGGCCGGAAACTTGGTTCACTCGGGACGATGGCGAGCAAAGAAATGGGAATGTGTAACTTGGcggaaattcaaaatcaatccTCTCCGAAATCGGTGAATTTCTACGACAAAGGTTTGTCTAACAATGAATCGTTGGATTTCGAATCTGAAGCATTTATAAATCGAAGCGAGGAGGAGTACGAAGACGCGAAAAATGAATACGATGACAATTCGATGGAAGAGAATGAAGACAGCGGGGAGAATGATGGTAACGAAGAAGCGGCGGACAACGAAGAAAACGAGGAAGTCGAGCAGAACGAGGATAACGAAGAGAGTCGCGAAATGGAGGTGAACGAAGACAGCGAAGGAAGCGAATTGTACGAAGAAACTGAAGATAACGAGGACAATGAGTCGAatgaagaaatcgaagataacGAGGACAACGAGGAACAAGAACAGAATTACGAGAACGGCGAGAATGTAGAAAACGAAGAGAGCGAGGATAACGAAGAGAACGAGGAAAAAGTAGAAGGCATGCAATTGGATGATTTAGAGAATGCTGTACTAATGGTGACCGACGGAAATGAAATACTGATACAACAAGACATATTAGAGGATGGAATTGAGAACGTGAATCAAGCGTACGTTTATTCTACGATTGCTTACAGTACTGACGAAGACAGTGACGATGCGGGGAAATGA